The following coding sequences are from one Devosia neptuniae window:
- the mnhG gene encoding monovalent cation/H(+) antiporter subunit G, producing the protein MIPDDLPLWLAILVGICVLAGAFLTLVGAIGLARFSSFYERVHAPTLGTSLGTGFILLGSVLYFTITGQRLSVHEVLIFIFVSVTTPVTLMLLARAALYRDREEGTGAVPPSRFGRDDG; encoded by the coding sequence ATGATCCCCGACGATCTGCCGCTCTGGCTGGCCATTCTGGTCGGTATCTGCGTATTGGCCGGCGCCTTCCTGACCCTGGTGGGCGCCATTGGCCTCGCGCGGTTTTCCAGCTTTTACGAACGCGTGCACGCACCCACTTTGGGCACCAGTCTCGGCACGGGGTTCATCCTGCTCGGCTCGGTGCTCTATTTCACCATCACCGGCCAGCGCCTGTCGGTGCATGAAGTGCTGATCTTCATTTTCGTCTCGGTCACCACCCCGGTAACGCTGATGCTCCTGGCCCGCGCCGCCCTCTATCGCGACCGCGAGGAGGGGACGGGCGCGGTGCCGCCGTCACGTTTCGGGCGCGACGACGGCTAG
- a CDS encoding monovalent cation/H+ antiporter subunit D codes for MHFLLDHLVILPILLPLATGAILLFIDDRLRPVKAAINFASTVLLLILAILLVRHAAEAGQAGGVGNATYPLGNWPVPFGIVLVADRLSALLVLLTAILGLCALAFSLARWHAVGPSFHTLFQFLLMGLCGAFLTGDLFNLFVFFEVLLAASYGLALHGSGSARVRAGLHYIAINLAASSLFLIGAALIYGVTGTLNMADIAARVAHVADADRGLLEAGAGILGIAFLVKAGMWPLGFWLPNTYAAASAPVAALFAIMTKVGIYAVLRLSLLVFGDQAGVSAGFGHAFLLYGGMATIAYGAIGALAAQSTARLSGNLVLMSSGTLLAAIGFGNAGVVSGALFYLVSSTLAISALFLLVELLERIRVEGADILAVTMEAYGDDDEEDEEQEVGVVIPGALAVLGISFAVCALVLSGLPPLSGFIAKFAMISPMFNPQGLATVNEISASAWWLAGLLIFSGFAALIALTRTGINTFWATVAEGPAAVRVIEILPVVVLLGLCVVMVVLAGPIMTYLEAAANALHAPAGYIADVLGAPVVVDLGAKP; via the coding sequence ATGCATTTTCTGCTCGACCACCTCGTCATCCTGCCCATCCTGTTGCCGCTGGCGACCGGGGCCATCCTGCTGTTCATCGATGACCGGCTGCGCCCGGTCAAAGCCGCGATCAACTTCGCCTCCACTGTGCTGCTGCTGATCCTCGCCATCCTGCTGGTGCGTCACGCCGCCGAAGCCGGGCAGGCGGGCGGGGTCGGCAACGCCACCTATCCGCTGGGCAATTGGCCGGTGCCCTTCGGCATCGTGCTCGTGGCCGACCGGCTCTCGGCGCTGTTGGTATTGCTGACCGCCATTCTGGGCCTTTGCGCTCTGGCCTTCTCGCTGGCCCGCTGGCATGCCGTCGGCCCCAGCTTCCATACTCTGTTCCAATTCCTGCTCATGGGCCTGTGCGGCGCCTTCCTCACCGGCGATCTGTTCAATCTCTTCGTGTTCTTCGAAGTGCTGCTGGCCGCCTCCTATGGCCTCGCCTTGCACGGTTCGGGTTCGGCCCGCGTTCGCGCCGGCCTGCACTATATCGCCATCAATCTGGCCGCCTCCTCGCTGTTCCTGATCGGCGCGGCTTTGATTTACGGCGTCACCGGCACGCTCAACATGGCCGACATCGCCGCCCGCGTGGCCCACGTGGCCGATGCCGATCGCGGCCTGCTCGAAGCCGGTGCCGGCATTCTGGGCATTGCCTTCCTGGTCAAGGCCGGCATGTGGCCGCTCGGCTTCTGGTTGCCCAATACCTATGCCGCGGCCAGCGCTCCGGTCGCGGCGCTGTTTGCCATCATGACCAAGGTCGGCATCTATGCGGTGCTACGGCTGTCCCTCCTGGTCTTCGGGGATCAGGCCGGCGTTTCGGCCGGCTTCGGACACGCTTTCCTGCTCTATGGCGGCATGGCCACCATCGCCTATGGCGCCATCGGCGCCCTCGCCGCCCAGTCCACCGCGCGCCTCTCGGGCAATCTCGTGCTGATGTCTTCCGGCACGCTGCTCGCCGCCATCGGCTTCGGCAATGCCGGGGTGGTCAGCGGCGCGTTGTTCTATCTGGTCAGCTCGACCCTGGCGATCTCGGCGCTGTTCCTCCTCGTTGAGCTGCTCGAACGCATCCGCGTCGAAGGCGCCGATATTCTGGCCGTCACCATGGAAGCCTATGGTGACGATGACGAGGAAGACGAAGAGCAGGAGGTCGGCGTCGTCATTCCCGGCGCACTTGCCGTGCTCGGCATCAGCTTTGCCGTCTGCGCCCTGGTCCTCTCGGGCCTGCCGCCGCTCTCGGGCTTCATTGCCAAATTCGCGATGATCTCGCCCATGTTCAATCCGCAGGGACTGGCGACGGTCAACGAGATTTCCGCCTCGGCCTGGTGGCTGGCGGGCCTCCTGATCTTCTCCGGCTTTGCCGCACTGATCGCCCTCACCCGCACCGGTATCAACACCTTCTGGGCTACGGTCGCGGAAGGCCCGGCCGCCGTGCGCGTCATCGAAATTTTGCCGGTCGTTGTCCTGCTCGGCCTCTGCGTCGTCATGGTCGTGCTGGCCGGCCCGATCATGACCTATCTCGAAGCCGCCGCGAATGCCCTCCATGCCCCCGCCGGCTATATCGCCGATGTGCTGGGCGCTCCAGTCGTGGTCGACCTAGGGGCCAAGCCATGA
- a CDS encoding K+/H+ antiporter subunit F gives MSAAILFWTLTTAQVMLALAMVATIYRVIKGPRAQDRIVSLDALYVNAMLLLVVFGIRYGTSVYFEVALIISLLGFVGTVALAKFLMRGEVIE, from the coding sequence ATGAGCGCTGCCATCCTGTTTTGGACATTGACGACGGCCCAGGTCATGCTGGCTCTGGCCATGGTCGCCACCATCTACCGGGTCATCAAGGGCCCCCGCGCCCAGGACCGCATTGTCAGTCTCGACGCGCTCTATGTGAACGCCATGCTGCTGCTGGTCGTCTTCGGCATTCGCTATGGCACCTCGGTCTATTTCGAGGTCGCGCTGATCATTTCCCTGCTCGGCTTTGTCGGCACCGTGGCGCTGGCCAAATTCCTCATGCGTGGCGAGGTGATCGAATGA
- a CDS encoding efflux RND transporter permease subunit, whose product MFLTRISVNHPVFATMIMVAMLVFGIYSYQRLPIEQLPNIDFPVVAVVVSYPGASPEAVENDIVKPIEEAVNTIGGLDNIQSTSQSGQAMVLIFFDMSVNSQAAAQDVRDRLATVEAGFPDNAGDAQVLRFDPAELPVISVAVSSQTLSPRDLTALTEDVIVARLSNISGVGRATVVGGVPRQLNVLVDPDKLNAFNVGVSQVIQALDQENQNLPAGSLTQGNQVQSIQVEGRIEQANDFLDIIVARQGGQAVYLRDVATIEDGQADITSMALLNGQPALAIDVVKTQGANTVGVAEDVRAAIARMQADELPDDVRLEIVRDNAVPVEDSFHAVQNMLIEGAVLAVFIVFLFLNSWRSTVITGLTLPISIIGAMIVLYFLGFTLNMMTLMALSLAVGILIDDAIVVRENIMRHLHMGKSHRQAALDGTNEIGLAVLATTLSIVAVFLPVAFMEGILGRFFLQFGVTVSVAVLISLFVAFTLDPMMSSVWYDPAAHPDAKRGPIGRAVAQFDRFFQWIGEGYRGVLRWCLKFRKTTLAIAVASFIGTFFLFPLVGVEFVPATDNGEFQVDIETPTGSSIDYTASKVRQIDATLKRFPEVAGTYATINAGTTTGDNKATIVVTMVEKAERSRSPVQMTEPVRLALQQIPGVETSVGAAGGLGGGVSAPISIIMYGDNFTVLDQLARQLMAKLEAIDGLIDVKSSLDDAQPVLGVRIERDRASDLGVNLQQIGATLGPMLGGEEVTDWTAPNGDNYTVTVRLPEWARDDVETLGSLPITQSGATGSNAMVRLDQVAQIVQSEGPGEILRRDLSRQVSVTANLSGVELGSVTAALQAAVDSVEMPVGYRTSMGGDVEELNETAGAAGSALLLAVIFIYLVLASQFGSFLQPIAIMVSLPLALIGVMLGLLVGGSTLNMFSAIGFIMLMGLVVKNAILLVDNANQHVREGWNLYEALVEAGATRFRPIIMTTLAMIFGMLPLALSLHEGSGQNAPMAHAVIGGLLSSTALTLVVVPVMLTYIDSFSHFTRRFLPKAPDDAEAKHAPAE is encoded by the coding sequence ATGTTCCTCACCCGTATCAGCGTCAATCACCCGGTCTTTGCCACCATGATCATGGTGGCCATGCTGGTGTTCGGCATCTACTCCTATCAGCGGCTGCCGATCGAGCAATTGCCCAATATCGACTTCCCCGTGGTCGCCGTGGTGGTCAGCTATCCCGGCGCCTCGCCGGAGGCGGTGGAAAACGACATCGTCAAGCCGATCGAAGAGGCGGTGAATACGATTGGCGGACTGGATAATATCCAGTCCACTTCGCAGTCCGGCCAGGCCATGGTGCTCATCTTTTTTGATATGAGCGTCAATTCGCAGGCCGCGGCGCAGGATGTGCGCGACCGGCTGGCGACTGTCGAGGCGGGTTTCCCCGACAATGCGGGCGATGCCCAGGTGTTGCGCTTCGATCCGGCCGAATTGCCGGTGATTTCGGTGGCGGTCAGCTCGCAAACGCTGTCGCCGCGCGACCTGACGGCGTTGACCGAGGATGTGATCGTCGCCCGGCTGTCCAATATTTCCGGGGTCGGCCGCGCCACCGTGGTGGGCGGAGTGCCGCGCCAGCTCAATGTGCTGGTCGATCCGGACAAGCTCAACGCGTTCAATGTGGGCGTGAGCCAAGTCATCCAGGCGCTGGATCAGGAAAACCAGAACCTGCCGGCGGGCTCGCTGACCCAGGGCAACCAGGTGCAGTCGATCCAGGTCGAGGGCCGGATCGAGCAGGCCAATGATTTCCTCGACATCATCGTGGCGCGCCAGGGCGGCCAGGCGGTCTATCTGCGTGACGTGGCAACCATCGAGGATGGCCAGGCCGACATTACCAGCATGGCGCTGCTCAATGGCCAGCCGGCTCTGGCCATCGATGTGGTCAAGACGCAGGGCGCCAATACGGTCGGCGTGGCCGAGGATGTGCGCGCGGCGATCGCCCGCATGCAGGCCGATGAATTGCCGGACGATGTGCGGCTCGAAATCGTGCGGGACAATGCCGTGCCGGTGGAAGATTCCTTCCATGCGGTGCAGAACATGCTGATCGAAGGCGCGGTGCTGGCCGTGTTCATCGTCTTCCTGTTCCTCAATTCGTGGCGCTCCACCGTCATCACGGGGCTGACGCTGCCGATCTCGATCATCGGGGCGATGATCGTGCTGTATTTCCTGGGCTTCACGCTCAACATGATGACGCTGATGGCGCTGTCGCTGGCGGTCGGCATTCTGATCGACGATGCCATCGTGGTGCGCGAGAACATCATGCGGCACCTGCATATGGGCAAGTCGCACCGGCAGGCGGCGCTCGATGGCACCAATGAAATTGGCCTCGCCGTGCTGGCGACCACGCTGTCGATCGTCGCGGTGTTCCTGCCGGTCGCCTTTATGGAAGGGATTTTGGGGCGCTTCTTCCTGCAGTTCGGCGTCACCGTTTCGGTGGCCGTGCTGATCTCGCTGTTCGTCGCCTTCACACTCGATCCGATGATGAGCAGTGTCTGGTACGATCCGGCTGCCCATCCCGATGCCAAGCGTGGCCCTATCGGCCGGGCGGTGGCGCAGTTCGATCGCTTCTTCCAGTGGATCGGGGAAGGCTATCGGGGCGTGCTGCGCTGGTGCCTCAAATTCCGCAAGACGACGCTAGCCATTGCGGTCGCTTCGTTTATCGGCACGTTCTTCCTGTTTCCGCTGGTGGGCGTCGAATTCGTGCCGGCGACGGATAATGGCGAATTCCAGGTCGATATCGAAACGCCGACGGGCTCGTCCATCGACTACACGGCCAGCAAGGTCCGCCAGATCGACGCGACGCTCAAGCGCTTCCCGGAAGTTGCGGGCACCTATGCCACGATCAATGCGGGCACGACGACGGGCGACAACAAGGCGACCATTGTCGTGACCATGGTCGAAAAGGCCGAGCGCAGCCGCAGTCCGGTGCAGATGACCGAGCCGGTTCGTCTGGCGCTGCAGCAAATCCCCGGTGTGGAGACCAGTGTGGGTGCCGCAGGCGGGTTGGGCGGCGGGGTTTCGGCGCCCATTTCGATAATCATGTATGGCGACAATTTTACCGTGCTCGACCAATTGGCGCGGCAATTGATGGCCAAGCTCGAGGCGATCGACGGGCTGATCGACGTCAAATCCAGCCTCGACGATGCCCAGCCGGTGCTGGGCGTGCGGATCGAACGGGACCGGGCCAGCGATCTTGGCGTCAACCTGCAACAGATCGGCGCGACGCTCGGGCCCATGCTGGGTGGGGAGGAAGTGACCGACTGGACCGCGCCCAATGGCGACAATTATACCGTGACCGTGCGGCTGCCCGAATGGGCGCGTGACGATGTCGAGACGCTGGGTTCGCTCCCCATCACCCAGAGCGGGGCCACCGGCTCCAATGCCATGGTGCGGCTCGACCAGGTGGCGCAGATCGTGCAATCGGAAGGGCCAGGGGAAATCCTGCGGCGGGACCTGTCGCGGCAGGTCAGCGTCACGGCCAACCTGTCCGGGGTGGAACTGGGCTCGGTGACGGCGGCGCTGCAGGCGGCGGTGGATAGTGTCGAAATGCCGGTGGGCTACCGCACCTCGATGGGCGGTGACGTGGAGGAACTGAACGAGACGGCGGGGGCCGCCGGATCGGCGCTGCTGCTGGCGGTGATCTTCATCTATCTGGTGCTGGCCAGCCAGTTCGGCAGCTTCCTGCAGCCCATTGCCATCATGGTGTCGTTGCCGCTGGCGTTGATCGGGGTGATGCTGGGGCTATTGGTGGGCGGCTCGACGCTCAACATGTTCTCGGCCATCGGCTTCATCATGCTGATGGGCCTCGTGGTCAAGAACGCCATCCTGCTGGTCGACAATGCCAACCAGCATGTGCGCGAAGGCTGGAACCTCTATGAGGCGCTGGTCGAGGCGGGGGCCACCCGTTTCCGGCCGATCATCATGACGACGCTGGCGATGATCTTCGGCATGCTGCCGCTGGCGCTGAGCCTGCATGAAGGCAGCGGGCAGAATGCGCCCATGGCACATGCGGTGATCGGGGGGCTGCTGAGCTCGACGGCGCTGACGCTGGTCGTGGTGCCGGTGATGCTGACCTATATCGACAGCTTCAGCCACTTTACCCGCCGGTTCCTGCCCAAGGCGCCGGATGATGCGGAAGCCAAGCACGCACCTGCGGAGTAA
- a CDS encoding Na+/H+ antiporter subunit C, with product MELILAIAIGVLTTCGVWLLLRPRTFQVIVGLSLISYAVNLFIFGMGRLRIDAAPVVEGGLVDPANYTDPVPQALVLTAIVIGFAMTALFLVVLLAARGFTGTDHVDGRER from the coding sequence ATGGAATTGATCCTGGCCATCGCCATCGGCGTGCTCACCACTTGCGGGGTGTGGCTGCTGCTGCGCCCCCGGACCTTCCAGGTCATTGTGGGACTGTCGCTGATTTCCTATGCGGTCAATCTCTTCATCTTCGGCATGGGCCGCCTCCGTATTGATGCAGCGCCCGTGGTCGAGGGCGGGTTGGTCGACCCTGCCAATTACACCGACCCGGTGCCCCAGGCCCTGGTGCTCACCGCCATCGTCATCGGCTTTGCCATGACGGCGCTCTTCCTCGTCGTGCTCTTGGCCGCGCGCGGCTTTACCGGCACCGACCATGTCGATGGGCGGGAACGCTGA
- a CDS encoding Na+/H+ antiporter subunit E: MKRVLPYPLLFVGLLLMWLLLQQSLGLGHILLGGLIAFGATHAMAALQPERPKIRRPGKIVKLIVLVLADVARSNLAVAGIILRGRRDEHKSGFLLLPLELKDKSGLAVLSCIVTATPGSAWLEYDPVGSTVLVHVLDLIDEQEWIDTIKHRYEALLLEIFQ; the protein is encoded by the coding sequence ATGAAACGCGTTCTGCCCTATCCGCTGCTCTTTGTTGGCCTGCTGCTGATGTGGCTGCTGCTGCAGCAATCGCTCGGCCTCGGCCACATCCTGCTCGGCGGCCTCATAGCCTTCGGCGCCACCCACGCCATGGCGGCATTGCAACCTGAGCGCCCCAAAATCCGCCGCCCCGGCAAGATCGTCAAGCTGATCGTTCTGGTGCTGGCCGATGTCGCCCGGTCCAATCTGGCGGTTGCCGGGATCATCCTGCGCGGCCGGCGCGACGAGCATAAATCCGGTTTCCTGCTGTTGCCGCTCGAGCTCAAGGACAAAAGCGGTCTCGCCGTGCTGTCCTGCATCGTCACGGCAACGCCCGGCAGCGCCTGGCTGGAATATGATCCGGTCGGCAGCACCGTTTTGGTGCATGTGCTCGACCTGATCGACGAGCAGGAATGGATCGACACCATCAAGCACCGCTACGAGGCGCTGCTGCTGGAGATTTTCCAATGA